A DNA window from Aspergillus nidulans FGSC A4 chromosome I contains the following coding sequences:
- a CDS encoding transcription factor domain-containing protein (transcript_id=CADANIAT00006583) yields MSDTLSTPTPPQDASNRPKRRKIAVACDECRSRKVRCDGVQPVCGPCAKRADRGAQCKYTSEPEKKKAAQDYIASLENRIRHLESPAYFSGSSEAHSFEGSGHPSVCCKFLCRFRGDLFDKSNDFEQATAPNRPLGSTTIPLSPSYTSKVLPPPQTRISFRADPGRSPLSGFPADNQGGNANSLLSGARDFTRRFSEPSESTDGVNAMMGSVEERPSQEFFGSSSAASFMRQIKTAVDKRVSSPSQRTPEIAAESRPRSSLISPQKERQSAIHDYVLPPRKIADNLMNVYWHYVFPLYPLVDSIRLREEYSRIWTGEPLQSDENMLMCTFNVIFALACQLADFIVPEEREASAAAFFSRAKDLLHFNLWDSGSAALIQCLLLMAQYLQSTNSAHQCWIVTGLAVRNAQSMGLHLPQTIACLHSPQEQQLARKIWHGCVLMDRVISMTFGRPAMISKASCGSVPLPATVDEEYIASASESSVEQPADQPSIMAFYAKSLELYDILNDILLSLYKPVVEDSPDDVYDLYFNRDTSEDELTIFQLDRALTRWTRSLPAHLRGEPVSGSNGIIFYRQSVVLRARFLHVRMLLFRPILSKYCIARDLPSDPLISLTDSFPQRVALQCSIICVNVAREVIELIHTNIPCDGTSGPLPAWWYNILFLVASRLCPSVIEEVTEAAITRSWNCALEILRKYQSYSTSARRCVAALEILYERAISEAPAGDIPPQSQSGVSMANTIGDMPLGEGMNTSLLEGFDLPDFQDMSWLNSVPSHLY; encoded by the exons ATGAGTGACACCTTATCCACCCCGACGCCGCCGCAAGACGCCTCGAACCGGCCGAAGCGGCGCAAGATTGCGGTAGCTTGTGACGAGTGCCGCTCGCGCAAGGTGCGATGTGACGGCGTTCAACCTG TTTGTGGGCCATGTGCAAAGAGAGCGGATAGAGGCGCTCAATGCAAGTACACAAGCgagccggagaagaagaaggcagcaCAGGA CTATATTGCGAGTCTGGAGAATCGGATTAGACATTTAGAAAGTCCGGCTTATTTTTCTGGGTCCTCAGAAGCTCATAGCTTCGAGGGGTCTGGTCACCCGTCTGTATGCTGCAAATTCCTCTGCCGCTTTCGCGGCGATCTCTTCGACAAGTCTAACGACTTCGAACAGGCTACAGCCCCGAACAGACCATTAGGCTCAACAACGATACCACTTTCTCCATCCTATACATCTAAAGTGTTACCACCGCCTCAGACTAGGATCTCTTTTCGTGCCGATCCAGGCCGCTCTCCGTTGTCAGGTTTTCCTGCTGATAACCAAGGAGGCAACGCCAACTCCCTGCTGAGTGGAGCGAGAGACTTTACTCGCCGTTTCTCTGAACCATCTGAATCCACGGACGGAGTGAATGCCATGATGGGCTCTGTGGAAGAGCGGCCTTCACAAGAATTCTTCGGCAGCTCAAGTGCCGCGAGTTTCATGCGCCAGATCAAGACTGCGGTGGACAAGAGAGTCTCCTCTCCAAGTCAACGTACTCCAGAGATTGCCGCAGAGAGCCGTCCCCGCTCGAGTTTAATTTCGCCTCAGAAGGAAAGGCAAAGCGCTATTCATGACTACGTGCTTCCCCCTCGGAAAATCGCAGACAATCTCATGAACGTGTATTGGCATTATGTCTTTCCTCTGTACCCACTCGTCGATAGCATTCGTCTCAGGGAGGAATACTCACGGATATGGACAGGAGAACCCTTGCAATCCGACGAAAACATGTTAATGTGTACCTTCAATGTCATCTTCGCTCTTGCCTGCCAACTTGCTGATTTCATTGTACCAGAAGAGCGTGAAGCCTCAGCGGCTGCATTCTTCTCACGTGCCAAAGACCTTTTGCATTTCAACCTGTGGGACTCGGGGTCGGCTGCCCTAATCCAGTGCCTGCTACTGATGGCACAGTATCTTCAGAGCACCAATTCAGCCCATCAGTGCTGGATTGTTACCGGTCTAGCTGTCCGAAATGCCCAGAGTATGGGCTTGCATTTACCACAGACCATTGCTTGTCTCCACAGCCCACAAGAACAGCAGTTGGCGCGAAAGATCTGGCACGGTTGCGTTCTCATGGACAG AGTAATCTCAATGACGTTCGGCCGCCCTGCCATGATCTCGAAAGCGTCATGCGGCTCCGTTCCTCTACCAGCAACCGTCGATGAGGAGTATATCGCATCAGCCTCGGAGAGTAGTGTAGAACAACCAGCTGACCAGCCATCTATTATGGCATTCTACGCCAAGTCCCTGGAGCTCTACGATATCCTGAACGATATCCTTCTGAGTCTCTACAAGCCCGTCGTAGAAGATAGCCCTGACGATGTCTATGATTTGTACTTCAACAGAGACACGAGCGAAGATGAACTAACCATATTTCAACTCGACCGTGCCCTAACCAGATGGACGCGCAGTCTTCCGGCCCATTTGCGCGGTGAGCCCGTCTCGGGATCGAATGGTATAATCTTCTACCGTCAGAGTGTCGTGCTACGAGCAAG GTTTCTGCATGTCCGAatgctcctcttccgacCAATCCTCTCCAAGTACTGCATAGCCCGCGATCTGCCCTCAGATCCACTCATATCACTCACCGATTCCTTTCCCCAGAGGGTCGCGCTGCAATGCTCCATCATCTGCGTCAATGTCGCTCGCGAGGTCATCGAGTTGATCCACACTAACATTCCCTGCGATGGAACTTCCGGGCCGCTTCCGGCTTGGTGGTATAATATCCTAT TTCTTGTCGCCAGCCGCCTATGCCCGTCAGTCATAGAAGAGGTAACTGAAGCAGCCATCACGCGGTCGTGGAACTGCGCGTTGGAGATCCTACGAAAATACCAAAGCTACAGTACCTCCGCTCGGCGATGCGTGGCCGCACTAGAGATCCTCTACGAGCGGGCCATTTCTGAAGCTCCTGCTGGGGATATTCCACCGCAGTCGCAATCTGGCGTATCCATGGCCAATACGATTGGGGACATGCCCTTGGGCGAAGGCATGAATACAAGTCTTTTGGAAGGCTTTGACTTGCCTGACTTTCAGGATATGTCGTGGCTTAATAGCGTTCCCAGCCATCTATACTGA
- the rglB gene encoding protein rglB (transcript_id=CADANIAT00006584), with product MRLGVCFSLAAAASVARAALTATENDTSIVLENDRLRATFDKGRGSIIDLYLDGQDFLGPQSGSTGIGPYLDCYCTPSGFYTAGSTNPVTELVQGTDSTGTKYAGIILNDTYTPTGQEFQQYWFLRDGETGFHMFSRLAYYNETTPFLRNLQELRTLFRPNTDLWTHLTSSDLQTAPLPSDEAIAEQIVVQDATWRLNNTPDDAYYQQFSEYFTKYTFSNHWRDNDVHGLYADGSTSDGTTYGAWLVMNTKDTYYGLTEQGPLHSDLTVDGIIYNYIVSNHHGEGTPNITNGFDRTFGPQFYLFNGGGSSSLEELRDEARSLASPSWNADFYDSIAKHVIGYVPSSQRGSVKGTIKLPKNAKSPIAVLTVDGHYFQDNSAVPSSHQYWADIDKNGRFSIDRVVAGKYRLTVYADGIFGDFTRDGIVVKARKSTSIKETWKPESAGTEIWRLGTPDKSSGEFRHGAARDPTHPRHPPEYLIYWGAYDWQSDFPGGIDYMIGESDPATDFNTVHWAVFGPTPDNPVAESNTTHDWRIRFDLSAKQLHARKTATLTIQLAGAKAASGNTDVYNASEPYANLPLRSYINEQEEPLTMVIGYDQSSSCIVRSAVSCYQVREKWEFPASWLKEGSNLLRLSLPTNGTNYESAVLPTSVYVQYDALRLELK from the exons ATGCGTCTCGGTGTCTGTTTCAGtcttgctgcggcggccaGTGTCGCACGCGCAGCCCTAACTGCAACAGAGAATGACACCTCCATTGTCCTTGAGAACGACCGGCTCAGAGCCACCTTCGACAAAGGCAGGGGGAGTATCATCGACCTCTACCTTGACGGTCAAGATTTCCTAGGTCCGCAGTCTGGATCGACCGGGATCGGCCCCTATCTCGACTGCTACTGCACCCCCTCCGGTTTCTACACCGCTGGTTCAACAAATCCTGTAACAGAGCTGGTGCAAGGCACAGACTCGACCGGCACAAAATATGCAGGCATCATCCTGAACGATACGTATACCCCGACCGGCCAAGAGTTCCAGCAGTACTGGTTCCTCCGCGATGGCGAGACCGGTTTCCATATGTTCAGTCGATTGGCGTACTACAACGAGACCACCCCGTTCCTGCGCAATCTACAAGAGCTCCGCACGCTCTTTCGCCCGAATACGGATCTATGGACACATCTCACCTCGAGTGACCTGCAGACTGCGCCCTTGCCCAGCGACGAGGCTATTGCGGAGCAGATCGTTGTCCAGGACGCGACCTGGAGGCTTAATAACACGCCGGACGATGCATACTACCAGCAGTTTTCAGAGTACTTTACCAAGTACACCTTCTCGAACC ACTGGCGAGACAATGATGTCCACGGACTCTACGCGGACGGGTCTACCTCGGATGGGACTACATACGGCGCATGGCTGGTGATGAATACAAAG GATACCTACTACGGA CTGACAGAGCAGGGCCCGCTGCACTCTGACCTCACCGTCGACGGTATAATCTACAACTACATCGTTTCCAACCACCACGGCGAAGGCACTCCGAACATAACCAACGGCTTTGACCGCACCTTCGGACCGCAGTTCTACCTCTTCAACGGCGGAGGATCCTCCTCACTAGAGGAGCTCAGAGACGAGGCTCGCTCTCTAGCGAGCCCAAGCTGGAACGCCGACTTCTACGACTCGATCGCCAAACACGTCATTGGTTACGTCCCTTCGTCGCAGCGCGGCAGCGTAAAAGGCACGATCAAGCTGCCCAAGAACGCGAAAAGTCCCATCGCCGTCCTCACCGTCGACGGCCACTACTTCCAGGATAACTCTGCCGTTCCCTCGTCCCACCAATACTGGGCCGACATCGACAAGAATGGCCGCTTCAGCATCGACCGCGTCGTTGCCGGCAAATACCGACTAACCGTCTATGCAGACGGCATTTTCGGCGACTTCACACGCGACGGGATCGTTGTCAAAGCACGCAAATCAACATCCATCAAGGAGACATGGAAGCCCGAATCTGCTGGCACAGAGATCTGGCGTCTCGGTACCCCCGACAAATCCTCCGGCGAGTTCCGCCACGGCGCAGCGCGCGATCCTACCCATCCCCGCCACCCGCCAGAGTACCTGATCTACTGGGGTGCCTACGACTGGCAATCTGACTTCCCCGGCGGGATTGACTATATGATCGGTGAGAGCGATCCAGCAACAGACTTCAATACAGTCCACTGGGCTGTCTTCGGACCCACGCCCGACAACCCCGTAGCGGAATCGAACACCACCCACGACTGGAGAATCCGATTTGATCTAAGCGCGAAACAGCTACACGCACGTAAGACGGCCACACTAACGATCCAGCTTGCGGGTGCAAAGGCTGCGAGCGGAAACACGGACGTGTATAACGCGTCCGAGCCGTACGCGAATCTCCCGCTGCGGAGCTACATCAATGAGCAAGAGGAGCCTTTGACTATGGTTATTGGCTATGATCAATCGAGTAGCTGTATTGTGCGGTCGGCAGTTAGTTGCTACCAGGTGCGTGAGAAATGGGAGTTCCCAGCTAGTTGGTTAAAGGAGGGAAGTAATTTACTGAGGCTGAGCTTGCCGACTAATGGGACGAATTACGAGAGTGCGGTGTTGCCGACGAGCGTGTACGTGCAGTATGATGCTTTGAGATTGGAGTTGAAGTGA
- a CDS encoding acyl-CoA dehydrogenase family protein (transcript_id=CADANIAT00006585) — translation MSKTFTRDEVAKHNTEDSLWCIIDHRVYDLTDFLDAHPGGSVVLSQIAGKDATTDFYNLHRHEVLTKYRDSLCIGTIADEKPEVIDPTPDGLSPVPYAEPLWLRPGFKSPYYNESHRRLQKAIREFTSLHVAPEAAEKEKDGTYISQELINKMAETNVLAMRLGPGKHLHGRKLLGGVVDGKEFDYLHDLIIAQEMVRVNARGFQDGNMAGMVISLTAVQNWLRNEPLRQKVTEEVLSGKKKMCLAVTEAFAGSDVAGLRTTAEKTPDGKYYIVNGTKKWITNGMYADYFVTACRTSKGFSVLLIPRDSAVETTQIKTSYSTTAATAFVEFNNVKVPVDHLLGEEHKGFIVVMSNFNHERYMMVCAVVRFSMTVVEECLKWCNQRIVFGKRLIEQPVIRQKLARMISLTESNQAWLESIAYQMNNMTYAEQSKNLGGPIGLLKSHVTRCAGEIAEQATNIFGGRGLTQTGMGRVIEMFNRTYKFDSILGGTEEILADLGVRQAYKSFPKAML, via the exons ATGTCTAAGACATTCACGCGCGACGAAGTTGCCAAACACAACACCGAGGATTCCCTCTGGTGCATCATCGACCACCGCGTCTATGACCTAACCGACTTTCTCGACGCACATCCCGGCGGAAGCGTCGTCCTGTCCCAGATAGCCGGCAAAGACGCAACAACCGACTTCTACAACCTCCATCGGCATGAAGTCTTGACGAAGTACCGTGACTCGCTTTGCATTGGAACGATCGCGGATGAGAAGCCCGAAGTCATTGATCCCACGCCGGACGGTCTCAGCCCAGTTCCCTACGCCGAGCCGCTCTGGCTGCGTCCTGGCTTCAAGTCCCCTTACTACAACGAGAGCCATCGACGACTGCAGAAGGCGATTAGGGAGTTTACGAGTCTGCATGTTGCACCCGAggccgcggagaaggagaaggatggAACGTACATCAGCCAGGAACTGATCAACAAAATGGCTGAGACCAACGTGCTTGCCATGAGACTGGGCCCAGGGAAGCATCTGCATGGGCGAAAGCTGCTGGGTGGTGTGGTTGATGGAAAGGAATTTGATTATTTGCATGATTTGATTATTGCGCAGGAGATGGTCAGGGTCAATGCGCGTG GTTTCCAAGATGGTAACATGGCCGGCATGGTCATCAGTCTTACAGCGGTTCAGAACTGGCTGCGCAACGAACCCCTCCGGCAAAAGGTCACTGAGGAAGTCCTCtcaggcaagaagaagatgtgTCTTGCAGTGACGGAGGCATTCGCTGGCAGTGATGTAGCGGGACTCCGAACGACTGCTGAAAAGACGCCTGATGGGAAATACTACATTGTCAATGGAACCAA GAAATGGATCACAAACGGCATGTATGCCGACTACTTTGTAACTGCCTGCCGGACCTCAAAGggcttctccgtcctccTGATCCCCCGCGACTCTGCCGTCGAAACAACTCAGATCAAGACCTCCTACTCTACAACCGCCGCAACCGCCTTCGTCGAGTTCAACAACGTCAAAGTCCCCGTTGACCACCTTCTTGGTGAAGAGCACAAGGGTTTTATTGTCGTGATGTCGAACTTCAACCACGAGCGTTACATGATGGTCTGCGCGGTTGTGCGTTTCTCCATGACAGTTGTTGAGGAGTGCCTGAAATGGTGCAACCAGCGTATCGTCTTCGGGAAGCGCCTGATCGAGCAGCCTGTAATCCGCCAGAAACTCGCCCGCATGATCTCCCTCACCGAATCAAACCAGGCCTGGCTCGAGTCCATTGCTTACCAAATGAACAACATGACCTACGCCGAGCAGTCTAAAAACCTTGGTGGTCCTATTGGACTGCTCAAGTCACATGTCACGCGGTGCGCGGGTGAGATTGCCGAGCAGGCCACGAATATCTTCGGCGGACGCGGTCTGACACAGACGGGCATGGGACGCGTCATTGAGATGTTCAACCGCACGTACAAGTTCGATTCGATTCTTGGTGGGACGGAGGAGATCCTGGCTGATCTAGGTGTTCGCCAGGCCTACAAGTCGTTCCCAAAGGCTATGCTATGA
- a CDS encoding sugar O-acetyltransferase (transcript_id=CADANIAT00006586) yields MAASKEWQKMLKGELYWAWDADLQANRDRCREACKRFNEAGPVSRRRRAALWRDIIGDTRPLPPVKQDPAADEKQFDETDPIVDPPFSVDHGLNLKVGKGTFINFDTTILDTCLVTIGERVLFGPHVRIYGATHPIDPAVRRGLEGPEAGKEVHIEDDVWIGGSVIVLAGDVPPFHFVAGNPARVIRKIETSMDPVQATEGSETV; encoded by the exons ATGGCCGCCTCTAAAGAATGGCAGAAGATGCTCAAGGGCGAGCTATACTGGGCATGGGACGCCGACCTGCAGGCTAATCGGGATCGCTGTAGGGAGGCGTGCAAGAGGTTTAATGAAGCCGGCCCTGTCTCCCGACGACGTCGAGCAGCGCTCTGGAGAGA TATAATCGGCGACACTCGCCCACTTCCACCTGTCAAACAGGACCCAGCAGCAGACGAGAAGCAATTCGACGAGACAGACCCCATTGTTGATCCTCCATTCTCCGTAGACCACGGGCTCAATCTCAAAGTCGGAAAGGGCACCTTCATCAATTTCGATACGACAATTCTCGATACATGCCTCGTTACAATTGGAGAGCGCGTACTTTTTGGCCCGCATGTTCGCATATACGGGGCCACGCACCCGATCGATCCGGCTGTGCGTCGGGGCCTAGAGGGGCCTGAGGCTGGAAAAGAGGTGCATATCGAGGATGATGTGTGGATTGGAGGCAGTGTGATTGTACTTGCCGGG GATGTCCCACCCTTCCATTTCGTTGCCGGAAACCCGGCGAGGGTTATCCGCAAGATTGAGACGAGTATGGATCCAGTACAAGCTACGGAGGGTTCTGAGACGGTTTAG
- a CDS encoding uncharacterized protein (transcript_id=CADANIAT00006587), which produces MTGPACKTCREKCRKCDRGRPSCQRCISKGLVCRGYPDQFRFCGIASRGKWKDARIPALDEEISPQRQETLIKNQIKQSTSGSSTPPEPRRSRRLAIDSMLVKHADEVDDITGLLSLTQTKTLLQHSKKQIGLLYALLGFSAVHLGKLTGNRDMHETTAVEYRLKAIRALGELIYKSQTTSLSKEEQDTVFATIQILLLHDIAETGISEHGVHITGAMSVCKTILLADGFNGQRQRAVFFIGNLAWLDIIRAFAGTRRLCFTQEIREMVASAGGHRFELVNGCPREIFLIIGRALEKAKQYKNDWTTDEDFRSTLLGANQELYSWDPRSKTYPSSDARWVNVGIAFQFACILHVHRLLDPLRPANSPEIQEAVLKILDATADVPADCTLIELLIFPLFMAGADSLSRHSQYYVLARLREIERRSEIRNPVPADLLGKVWAARSAKDGNENISWRDFTCFPELTRQHDYLII; this is translated from the exons ATGACAGGCCCCGCTTGTAAGACCTGCCGAGAGAAGTGTCGGAAATGTGATCGTGGTCGTCCCAGCTGCCAGCGGTGTATCTCCAAGGGTCTCGTATGCCGCGGCTACCCAGATCAGTTCCGGTTTTGTGGGATAGCAAGTCGTGGAAAATGGAAGGATGCTCGCATTCCAGCACTGGACGAGGAAATTAGCCCACAAAGGCAGGAGACCTTGATAAAAAACCAGATAAAACAGTCTACAAGCGGGTCATCTACACCCCCAGAACCGCGGAGGTCCAGGCGTCTGGCGATCGACTCGATGCTGGTGAAGCATGcggacgaggtcgacgaTATTACCGGTCTTCTAAGCTTGACACAGACCAAGACGCTTCTACAACATT CGAAGAAGCAGATTGGCCTGTTGTATGCGCTTCTGGGATTTTCCGCAGTTCACCTCGGAAAGTTGACAGGAAACAGAGACATGCATGAGACTACGGCTGTCGAGTACAGGTTAAAGGCGATCCGGGCCCTGGGGGAGTTGATCTACAAAAGTCAGACCACGTCCCTatcgaaggaggagcaggacaCTGTTTTCGCTACGATCCAGATCTTGCTACTGCATGAT ATTGCGGAAACTGGAATCTCAGAGCACGGTGTTCATATTACCGGTGCGATGTCTGTTTGTAAGACCATATTGCTAGCAGACGGGTTTAATGGCCAACGACAGAGAGCAGTGTTCTTCATAGGAAACTTGGCATG GTTGGATATAATTCGAGCTTTTGCCGGGACACGGCGGCTTTGCTTCACGCAAGAGATCCGTGAGATGGTTGCTAGCGCTGGGGGACACAGATTCGAGCTGGTCAATGGTTGCCCGCGAGAGATATTTCTCATCATTGGACGAGCactggaaaaagcaaagcagtACAAAAACGACTGGACGACCGACGAAGACTTCCGCTCTACGCTCCTCGGTGCAAACCAAGAACTATACTCATGGGATCCGAGAAGCAAGACATACCCAAGCTCAGATGCTCGCTGGGTAAACGTGGGCATCGCGTTCCAGTTTGCTTGTATACTGCACGTCCACCGGCTGCTAGATCCACTGCGGCCGGCAAACAGTCCTGAGATACAAGAAGCCGTGCTGAAGATTCTGGACGCAACGGCGGATGTCCCTGCGGACTGCACCTTGATTGAGCTGCTGATCTTCCCGCTTTTCATGGCAGGGGCTGATTCTCTCTCCCGACATTCGCAGTACTATGTTTTGGCGAGGCTCCGCGAGATCGAGCGGCGGTCCGAGATTCGTAATCCAGTTCCGGCTGATTTACTGGGGAAAGTCTGGGCTGCTCGATCTGCAAAGGATGGGAACGAGAACATTTCCTGGCGGGATTTT ACATGCTTTCCCGAACTGACGCGACAGCATGATTACCTCATAATATGA
- a CDS encoding phosphoprotein phosphatase 2A catalytic subunit pphA (transcript_id=CADANIAT00006588) — MDNNMEIDAARSPEPHHLSPTTDPGSIPTLDGWIESLMTCKQLAEEDVRRLCDRAREVLQEESNVQPVKCPVTVCGDIHGQFHDLMELFRIGGPNPDTNYLFMGDYVDRGYYSVETVTLLVCLKIRYPQRITILRGNHESRQITQVYGFYDECLRKYGNANVWKYFTDLFDYLPLTALIENQIFCLHGGLSPSIDTLDNIRSLDRIQEVPHEGPMCDLLWSDPDDRCGWGISPRGAGYTFGQDISEAFNHNNGLTLVARAHQLVMEGYNWSQDRNVVTIFSAPNYCYRCGNQAAIMEIDEHLKYTFLQFDPCPRAGEPMVSRRTPDYFL; from the exons ATGGATAACAATATGGAGATCGATGCGGCGCGTTCGCCAGAGCCACACCACCTTTCCCCGACAACCGACCCTGGGTCGATCCCCACGCTCGATGGCTGGATCGAGAGTTTGATGACGTGCAAACAACTCGCAGAGGAGGATGTGCGGAGGTTGTGTGATCGG GCGCGAGAGGTCTTGCAGGAGGAGTCAAACGTCCAACCTGTG AAATGCCCGGTAACCGTCTGCGGTGATATTCACGGTCAATTTCACGATCTAATGGAGCTCTTCCGTATTGGCGGGCCAAACCCAGACACAAATTACCTCTTCATGG GTGATTATGTCGACCGTGGCTACTACTCTGTCGAGACTGTTACACTCCTTGTTTGCCTGAAAATCCGCTATCCCCAGCGTATCACCATCCTCCGCGGAAACCACGAGTCCCGCCAGATCACACAGGTGTACGGTTTCTACGACGAATGCCTGCGAAAATACGGCAATGCCAATGTCTGGAAATACTTCACCGACCTCTTCGACTACCTTCCCCTTACCGCCctcatcgagaaccagaTCTTCTGTCTGCACGGTGGTCTGAGTCCGTCCATTGACACTCTGGATAACATCCGATCTCTAGACCGAATCCAGGAGGTTCCCCACGAAGGTCCCATGTGCGATCTGCTCTGGAGTGACCCAGATGATCGTTGCGGCTGGGGAATATCTCCCCGTGGTGCTGGATACACATTTGGACAAGATATCTCAGAGGCTTTCAATCATAATAACGGCCTGACACTTGTTGCACGAGCACACCAGTTGGTTATGGAGGGATATAACTGGTCACAGGACCGGAATGTCGTTACGATCTTCTCTG CCCCTAATTACTGCTACCGCTGCGGTAACCAAGCCGCCATTATGGAAATCGATGAACACCTGAAGTATACGTT CTTACAATTCGACCCTTGCCCGCGCGCAGGAGAGCCTATGGTCTCGAGACGTACCCCAGACTACTTCCTGTGA
- a CDS encoding putative homogentisate 1,2-dioxygenase (transcript_id=CADANIAT00006589), which produces MPNAQYSGYQAGFGNSFESEAVPGTIPHGQNSPRNVRFGLYAEQVTATAFIAPRHCNKKAWLYRARPAAELGANSVLFQTELPDNKDTECSFLPLNPRIHVSPTQLAWHPFDIEESETDFVAGLKTVAGSGDPTLREGIATHVYTANKSMTKRAFVNSDGEFLIVPQQGALDIQTEFGPLFVQPGEIVVIQRGLRFRVELPDGPSRGYILEIWGSQFELPELGPLGANGLANARDFLYPTAKYEVVKEPWEIIYKLGGKFFKSTQQHSPFDVVAWHGNYVPYKYDLTKFVNVGSISVDHIDPSIFCVLTAKSRDLNAPLADVLIFSPRWDVASHTYRPPYYHRNAASELMGLIYGDYGGRSDAFKPGSISFECGMVPHGVAYEEFSAATAGETDPPAMRISEGSIAFMFESSRPFTITDFAWKSEKRHEHEPKMWDNLVDHFSEHAKEVEEILAAKAKGLRI; this is translated from the exons ATGCCGAACGCCCAGTATTCCGGG TACCAAGCTGGCTTCGGCAACTC GTTCGAATCAGAGGCCGTTCCCGGCACAATTCCACATGGCCAGAACAGCCCCCGCAATGTCCGTTTCGGGTTGTACGCAGAGCAGGTCACCGCGACGGCTTTCATTGCCCCCCGTCATTGCAACAAGAAGGCTTGGCTGTACCGCGCTCGTCCGGCC GCCGAACTTGGTGCTAACAGTGTCCTGTTTCAGACCGAACTCCCCGACAACAAAGACACCGAGTGCAGTTTCCTTCCCCTCAATCCTCGCATCCATGTCTCCCCCACTCAGCTCGCCTGGCACCCGTTTGACATCGAAGAGTCTGAGACCGATTTCGTCGCCGGTCTCAAGACTGTTGCCGGCTCCGGCGACCCCACCCTCCGTGAGGGCATTGCAACACACGTTTACACAGCTAACAAGAGCATGACAAAGAGGGCCTTTGTCAACTCCGACGGCGAGTTCCTTATTGTCCCCCAGCAAGGCGCCCTCGACATCCAGACCGAGTTCGGTCCTCTATTTGTCCAGCCCGGTGAGATTGTCGTCATCCAACGTGGTCTCCGCTTCCGCGTTGAGCTTCCCGATGGCCCTTCGAGAGGTTATATCCTTGAGATCTGGGGCTCGCAGTTCGAGCTTCCTGAATTAGGGCCTCTCGGTGCGAACGGGCTCGCGAATGCGCGGGACTTCCTATACCCGACTGCGAAATACGAAGTCGTTAAGGAGCCGTGGGAGATTATCTACAAGCTAGGTGGCAAATTCTTCAAGAGCACCCAGCAGCACAGTCCATTCGATGTTGTGGCGTGGCATGGAAACTAT GTCCCATACAAATACGACCTGACAAAATTCGTCAATGTCGGCTCCATCTCCGTTGACCACATCGATCCATCTATTTTCTGCGTCCTTACTGCCAAATCCCGCGACCTTAATGCCCCTCTCGCCGATGTCCTGATCTTCTCGCCCCGCTGGGATGTTGCATCGC ACACCTACCGCCCCCCTTACTACCACCGTAACGCGGCATCCGAGCTAATGGGTCTCATCTACGGCGATTACGGCGGCCGCTCCGACGCATTCAAGCCCGGCTCTATCTCGTTTGAATGCGGGATGGTTCCGCACGGAGTTGCGTACGAGGAATTCTCCGCTGCAACGGCGGGCGAGACTGATCCTCCCGCTATGCGCATCTCTGAAGGATCTATCGCGTTCATGTTTGAGTCTTCACGACCGTTCACAATCACGGACTTTGCGTGGAAGAGCGAGAAGAGGCATGAGCACGAGCCGAAGATGTGGGACAACTTGGTGGATCATTTCAGTGAGCATGCTAAAGAGGTTGAGGAGATATTGGcggcgaaggcgaagggaCTCCGGATCTAG